One Hordeum vulgare subsp. vulgare chromosome 4H, MorexV3_pseudomolecules_assembly, whole genome shotgun sequence DNA window includes the following coding sequences:
- the LOC123447961 gene encoding putative pentatricopeptide repeat-containing protein At4g17915, whose product MTWARTQLSTRLMNVCLAALCRGGGIARAESVLVDAIRLGMPPDVVTYNTLLAAHCRASGLDAGFAVLHRMREAGVSPDAITYNSLIAGAARRGLTMRALDLFDEMLQAGVAPDAWSYNALMHCLFRSGHPEDAYRVFADMAEKGVAPCATTYNTLLDGLFRFGHATNAYRMFRYLQRTGLPVGIVTYNTMINGLCKSGKVGYARMVLRELGRTEHAPNVVTYTTVMKCCFKYGRFDQGLETFLSLLEGGYIPDLFPYCTVISALVKKGRMEEANTYSELMIRSGFRLDSACYNTLIYLRCKEGKLDDAFELLSMMEEGGLESDEYTFSILVNGLCKMGHFEAAHKQLCYMEIRDMESNVIAYNCLVDALCKSDEVDAAIKLLHNMKLKDDFTYTSLVHGLCKVGRYHMASKFLRICLREGNSILASAKRAVIAGLRSAGFQNDVRKVRAALRMARLLKP is encoded by the coding sequence aTGACCTGGGCGCGGACGCAGCTGTCCACGCGGCTGATGAACGTCTGCCTCGCGGCGCTCTGCCGCGGCGGCGGCATCGCCCGGGCAGAGTCCGTCCTCGTGGACGCCATCCGCCTCGGCATGCCCCCCGACGTCGTCACCTACAACACCCTCCTCGCCGCGCACTGCCGCGCCTCGGGCCTCGACGCGGGGTTCGCCGTCCTCCACCGGATGCGGGAGGCCGGGGTGAGCCCCGACGCCATCACCTACAACTCCCTCATCGCCGGCGCCGCGCGGAGGGGGCTCACGATGCGCGCCCTCGACCTGTTCGACGAAATGCTGCAGGCGGGGGTCGCCCCCGACGCCTGGAGCTACAACGCGCTCATGCACTGCCTGTTCCGGTCTGGCCACCCGGAGGATGCCTACCGGGTGTTTGCCGATATGGCCGAGAAAGGCGTCGCACCGTGCGCCACCACCTACAACACACTCCTGGACGGGCTCTTCAGGTTTGGTCATGCGACGAACGCGTACAGGATGTTCAGGTACCTGCAGAGGACGGGGCTCCCGGTGGGCATCGTGACTTACAACACTATGATCAATGGGCTGTGCAAGTCAGGCAAGGTGGGGTACGCCCGCATGGTTCTAAGGGAGCTTGGGAGGACCGAGCATGCCCCGAACGTCGTCACTTACACCACGGTCATGAAGTGCTGCTTTAAGTATGGCAGGTTTGATCAGGGGCTGGAGACCTTCTTGTCGTTGCTGGAGGGAGGGTACATTCCAGATCTCTTCCCATACTGCACGGTGATTAGTGCGTTAGTCAAGAAGGGAAGGATGGAAGAAGCAAACACCTACAGTGAGCTAATGATACGGAGTGGGTTCAGGCTTGACAGTGCATGCTATAATACGCTGATTTACCTGCGGTGCAAGGAAGGAAAGCTGGATGACGCGTTTGAGCTGCTGAGTATGATGGAAGAGGGCGGTCTGGAGAGTGATGAGTACACATTCTCAATTTTGGTTAATGGTTTGTGCAAGATGGGGCATTTCGAGGCTGCACATAAGCAGTTATGTTACATGGAGATAAGGGACATGGAATCAAATGTTATTGCTTACAATTGCTTGGTGGATGCACTCTGCAAATCTGATGAGGTGGATGCTGCCATCAAATTACTGCACAACATGAAACTCAAGGATGATTTTACTTACACCTCACTAGTCCATGGTCTATGTAAGGTTGGTAGGTATCATATGGCATCCAAATTCTTGCGGATCTGCTTGCGTGAAGGGAACAGCATTCTTGCATCTGCAAAGCGTGCTGTCATTGCTGGCCTTCGTAGTGCAGGTTTTCAGAATGACGTGAGGAAAGTTCGGGCAGCATTACGTATGGCTAGGCTGTTAAAACCATAA
- the LOC123447962 gene encoding putative B3 domain-containing protein Os04g0347400, whose protein sequence is MAADSNRKASGGKPQFLKVLFMDFMEKMPIPAKFMRRHLAAEPGLRRATLMSPLGKFWHVDVVRDGHGGDSDVYFASGWAEFVRANRLEEENFLVFKYEGNMVFTVKVFETSGCIKNDDDLVVAGALLEQTAPRKRSSTGDGSQPTSKGHGGTHARKTRKISDRSLTGDGAIQVKKQYKPRRILMEDNDGEQDATTEKYAQADTHSGIATEVKESDYTGTLPFYAKTATPCNIRYSYMASSLAGSKSNLYSLGQIDMHHELIKFCVMNGIATKRLMILKDSGGRSWPVKLTLTSDQARMKAGWGHFSGHHGIKVGDLCVFHLVDEHTFNVSIRRAE, encoded by the exons ATGGCCGCTGACAGCAACCGGAAGGCTTCCGGCGGCAAGCCTCAGTTCCTCAAGGTGCTCTTCATGGACTTCATGGAGAAGATGCCAATCCCGGCCAAGTTCATGCGGCGGCACCTGGCAGCGGAGCCAGGGCTTCGGCGAGCCACCCTGATGAGCCCATTGGGCAAGTTCTGGCACGTCGACGTGGTCCGAGACGGCCATGGCGGCGACAGCGACGTCTACTTCGCCAGTGGCTGGGCCGAGTTCGTGAGGGCCAACAGGCTGGAGGAAGAGAACTTCCTTGTGTTCAAGTACGAAGGGAACATGGTGTtcaccgtgaaggtgttcgagaCATCCGGGTGcatcaagaacgacgacgacctcGTTGTCGCCGGCGCATTGTTAGAGCAGACAGCACCGAGGAAGCGGTCCAGCACTGGCGATGGATCGCAGCCTACCTCCAAGGGCCATG GTGGCACACATGCTCGGAAAACCAGGAAGATCAGtgacaggagccttaccggtgatGGTGCCATACAGGTGAAGAAGCAGTATAAACCTCGCAGGATTCTGATGGAAGACAATGACGGCGAGCAAGATGCCACCACAGAGAAGTACGCCCAAGCGGACACCCACTCCGGCATCGCAACGGAGGTCAAGGAGTCTGACTACACCGGCACCCTCCCTTTCTACGCCAAGACGGCAACTCCTTGCAACATTCGCTACAGCTACATGGCAAGTTCTTTAGCTGGTTCAAAATCAAATCTATACTCCCTAGGTCAGATAGATATGCACCATGAACTTATA AAGTTCTGCGTCATGAATGGCATCGCGACGAAGCGGCTGATGATACTCAAGGACTCGGGCGGGAGATCGTGGCCCGTGAAGCTGACGCTGACAAGCGACCAGGCACGCATGAAGGCCGGGTGGGGCCACTTCTCCGGCCACCACGGGATCAAGGTCGGGGACCTCTGTGTCTTCCACCTCGTCGACGAGCACACCTTCAACGTCAGCATAAGGCGGGCCGAGTAA